A segment of the Echinicola strongylocentroti genome:
GGATACTTATTTGCTGTGCAAAAGTCGGTATCGATATGCATAGGCTAAAAAAAGCAAATGCAGGCTTCCAGAAGCAGAAAAGGAGTTTGTTCATCGTTTGGGGATTAGGCTTTTCACAAATTTAGCAGTTGATTGTTTCTCTATCGTCAACAATAAATTACCATTAAGTAAACTTCCACTTTACCATTTGGACTACTCAGCATGATTTATTTAAAACTGCCTTTCGACTTGGCAACTGCTACCCGCCCCCCTAGTATAACTCCACTATGGCCACAGCATCCTAACCCATGCTAAGAGAGGCGCCTCCAGAAGTCGGCTTCTTTGGTTGATGTTTATAAGCATTTGGAAACCCTCAATCTTCAAAAGCCGCTTTAAGCTGGGCTATTTCCAGCTTTTTCATTTTCATCACGGCTTCCATCATTTTCTTGGCACCCTCAACATCTTTGGAGGAAAGCATCTCAGTAAGCTCTTTAGGTACGATCTGCCAAGAAAAACCATATCGATCTTTCAGCCATCCACACTGGGATTCCTCGCCTCCATGATCGATGAATTGGTGCCAATAGTGATCAATCTCCGCTTGGTTTTCGCACTGAACAAAAAAGGAAACGGCTTCATTGAACTTGAAACTGGGGCCTGCATCGAAGGCATGCACCCGGAGCCCATTGATGACAAAATCACCCACCTGAACCGTCCCTGCTGGCATAGGACCTCCTTCGGGCCATTTGGTCAATTTCTTGATTTCAGAGTTGGGAAATAATCCCGTGTAAAAACGAATGGCTTCTTCCGCTTCCTTGTCAAACCACAGAAACGGAACTATGTTTTGGGGTGTTTGGATGGTGCTCATGAGTGGTTATTGAGTTAATTAATTATTGAGTTATGGGGAAAAGACAGGCTGCTGATCATGAATCCTGCAATTCGTTTTCGACATATTTCTTAAAATTGTCCAGAATGGCCTGCCAGCCCCCTTTTTGCATTTCGATGGGATTGGTTTGCTCAGGATCAAAGGTTTCTTTGATCACGGTTCCTTCTCCTTCTGGTGTAAAAACAACCTCCACCTCTCGGCCATCATCCAATGTATATGAGAGCATTTTCCCTTCTTGAACAGCCTGATAAGTCCCCGAAAAGTCAAAGCCCATCGAACCGTCCTTTGCTTCCATTCTGGAGGTAAAAGCACCACCCTCGCGCAGGTCGTTGGCAGCATGTGGTGTATGCCAATCGTCCGATGCCTTGTTCCATCTCATAATGTGCTCTGGCCCTGTCCAATAGGCCCAAGCTTTGTCTACTGGCGCATTTACCTTTACTGTTACAGTGATTTTTTTCATGGTGTAGATTTTTTGGTTTAACCCGGATTATGCGTCAGGAATCGTAGTGAGAGCTGAAATTGCAAGAAAATCAGTTAGTTTGGAGGTATTAGCGTAGCACCGCTACGGTTATGCCGAAAACTAAAGTGAAACGGCTGATTTTGAAGCAGTTTCAGGTCGCAACAGATAGGCTAATGCATATTCCGGGTTTAAGTAAATTGTCTCTCTAACAACCTACTACCACAAATATCATACATAAAGTACTTTTAGTAGCAGTACAAAAACGGCAATTACACGGGGCAATCACGTCAAAGCACTTCCCCTCTATTCATCCACCTAAATAACAGGTAAAACCCCGCGAGCAAATCTCACAAAAGATAATTGCCCCAGGAACCAAAAATACCTTTAGAAGTCTATCCCCCACCCGAGTATACTGGCATCATTATGGATATCATAAAAAGTTAATGATTCCTTCACCGTAAATTATCGAAAATCAGAACGAATCCATGCATTTTCGCTTCTATTTTAACCTAAACAGTAAAAACATGAACAGTGTCAAGTTGCTTATCATAGGAGTCATCACCGCAGTTATCGCTGCTTGCAACCCCTCCAAGGAGCATAACACGGAGGCTATAAGGCTTAATGATATCCAAGTAATCGGCAGTCACAACAGTTATAAAATCGGCATAGAGCCCGAAGTAATGGCCCTCATTGCGAAGAAAGATTCCAGTACGGCGGTTGCCTTAGCGTATGACCATATTCCACTCAATGAGCAACTGGAGTTAGGGCTGCGCAATCTGGAACTAGACGTATTTCATGATCCTAATGGCGGCCGGTACAGTCATCCCAAGGCTTTGGAAAAGCTCGACTCAGCAGGCATCCCGCATTTACCTTTTGATGAAGCTGGCAAACTCAACAAAGCCGGACTAAAGCTCTTCCATGTCCAGGATATAGACTTCAGAAGTCACCATCTCTTATTCAAAGATGCTTTAAATGAGCTTTCTAACTGGAGCTACTCCCATCCAGACCACACTCCAGTGATCATTCTCATCAATGCCAAAGATGGTAACACACCCCAGATGACTCCTACCCTTCCCTTTACTGCCGCAGCCCTTGACAGTATAGATAAGGAAATTCGATCAGTTTTTCCAATGGAGAAATTAATCACTCCTGACCTAGTACGCGGGGAACATGCTTCCTTGGAGGAAGCCGTTCTAGCTGAAGGATGGCCGATACTGGAAGATGTAAAAGGCAGGTTTCTCTTTGTATTGGATGAGAAAGAAGAAAAAAACAACCGCTACCTCTCTGTCCACCCTAACCTGGAAGATGCTGTACTCTTTGTCAATGTCAAGGAAGGGAATCCAAATGCAGGTTTTCGCATCATCAATGACCCAATCGCCAACCACGACTACATCAAAGACCTTGTCACCAAAGGTTATATGATAAGAACCCGAGCTGACGCTGGCACGAAGGAGGCCAGAAACAACGACTACAACCGATTTGAAAAAGCCAAAAGTTCCAGTGCTCAAGTGATATCCACTGATTATTATATCCCAAGTAGTTTGTTTAAATCGGATTATAAAGTAGCATTCAAGGAAAATGGATACGAACGACTGCAACCGAATAAATAGTTCTCTCCATATGATAACTGCTACTATATTGTCATAACAATTATGCTGCAGGTTATCTCCTGCACTTTCTATATGATCCTTCGCCAAAGACGGTATAGGCAGCCCTAAAATAAAATTCCTTTTTAACAAGTTTTCACTTAAAACAGAAAAACAATTCTATCAGTTTAGGCTAATTTCGGATACATTATTTCAAGTATCTATTATTTTCCTAAATAATTAAAATATGAAAAGTTTATTTCTAGCAATTATCTTTACCGTTTTTGCCGTCTTTTTCACACACGCTAGAGAACTCACTTCACTTAGTGAATCACATAAATTTAAACAGTTCGGCTTAGTTTGGGGTCTAATGAAATACCACCATCCATTAGTCAGTAAAGGAAAATATAATTGGTCTGAAGCATTTGTGAAAAATGTAGAAAAGTTGGAACGTATAAAAACCCAGGAAGCGCTTAACTTGTTTTTACTAAACTTCATCAACTCCATTAAACCTTCCAAAATCAAAATTTCCAATGATTTTGATGGGTTGTTTACAAAAAATTATGATTACGACTGGATATCAAAATTCCCTGCAACTTCAGAACTTTATAAAAAGCTAAATGCGCTAAAGCTAAACACCAACATCAGTGATTATTATGTATCCATTGGGACGCTGTCAATAATCCCGACTTTTGAAAACGAAAAAGGGCTGGAAAAATTCGACGTCTCGATAAAAAGCCACAGGCTTTTAACACTATTCAGTTTTTGGAATGCTATACAATATTTCGATGTCAACAAATACTTAATGGATACTGACTGGGAAGATACCCTCGACACACTTATTCCCAAATTCTTAATCTGCGAATCTGAACTAAAATATGAAAGGCTTAAAGCTGAACTGGTAAGAGCTTTGGATGACTCTCATGCACTTTACTTAAATCAAAAACTACTTGATTCATTATTCAAATATAAACCCTCATTTGCGACAAATCTAGTAAACGACACCTTAGTGGTTGTTGCCACATTTGATCAAAACGCGGAAGATTACAACAAGATCAAACTGGGAGATAAAATTGTCAAAATTGAGGGAAAAAGTATAAATAGAACCATTCTGGAGAACTTAAGTCCATATATCTCTGCTTCTAATTATTCATATTTAAAAAGATTCAGTAACTGGATACTGCGTGGTCAATCGGACTCACTAAAAATAACCATAGCAAGAAACGATTCCCTCTTTTCAAAATGTCTACCACGCTATAAAGACTTGCCAAATACCAACCAAAAAGTATTATCTAGAGATGCCCCAAAAAAAAAATGGCAATTTATAGAAGACGATATAGGCTACATTAATTTAAGATCCATTTCAAAACAAGAAATAAAAACTGCTTTCTCCAGCTTCACTCAAACCAAAGGGATAATCATAGATTTAAGGAAAACCCCTAGTAATCTATTATTGAATGAACTCACCCGTTATTTGTATCCAAAGAGAAAAAAATTCATTCGTGTGCTAGGTCCAATTTCAAACAGACCCTCTTTAGCTAAGCATGTAAAATCTCCGCTGAGACTTATTTCCGATCCATTTAAGACTGGACATAAAAACCGTAACTTTTATAGAAACAAGGTTATTTTGCTGGTGAATAACAACACCATGAGTCAATCCGAATATATCGGCATGGCGATCCAAGGTTCCCCAAACTGTCTAACAGTAGGAAAAACCACTGCTGGTGCTGTCATGAATATCGCTGCCTTTACACTTCCTGATGCCACGCAGGTAAATTTCACTAGCTTGGGAGCATTTTACCCAGATGACACGAGTGCACAAAGAAAAGGTCTAAAAATAGATCACTATGTAAATGAAACCACTTCTAATTTCTTAAGAGACCAATATGTTCTGAAAGGGATAGAATTGATTAAAATGAAATAACAAAGTAAAACTTACCACCTATTCCCCTACCAAAACATAAGCACAGGTCTACATTTTGAAGACCTGTGCTTATGTTTTCCTTTTCACCAGCTTTACTTTAATTCCAACTGCTCTATTTCGCCTTGATCACTTCCTCGTTGCTTTTCATAAGCTGCCACCATTTTCTGGAGCTTTTCTGGCTTGGATGATGCGAGGTTTTTTTGTTGGCCAATATCCTCTTTTAGGTTATAGAGCTGATATTCATCGTCATTTCCCAATTCAATATTAACGGCCTTTGCTACTGCTGGTCCTTTGTAAGGAGGGATCATGATCCAGTCGCCCTGTCTCAATGCCGTGCGGCCTGAAGCTTCAATGATCAATTCGTCCCTGCCTTCATTACTGTTCCCTAAAAATGTGTCCAATAAATCCTTACTATCCGTCCCTTTCTGATCACTGTCCACCAAATCAGCCAATGAAGACATCAAATCCACTTGGCAAACCAAAGCGTCAGA
Coding sequences within it:
- a CDS encoding S41 family peptidase → MKSLFLAIIFTVFAVFFTHARELTSLSESHKFKQFGLVWGLMKYHHPLVSKGKYNWSEAFVKNVEKLERIKTQEALNLFLLNFINSIKPSKIKISNDFDGLFTKNYDYDWISKFPATSELYKKLNALKLNTNISDYYVSIGTLSIIPTFENEKGLEKFDVSIKSHRLLTLFSFWNAIQYFDVNKYLMDTDWEDTLDTLIPKFLICESELKYERLKAELVRALDDSHALYLNQKLLDSLFKYKPSFATNLVNDTLVVVATFDQNAEDYNKIKLGDKIVKIEGKSINRTILENLSPYISASNYSYLKRFSNWILRGQSDSLKITIARNDSLFSKCLPRYKDLPNTNQKVLSRDAPKKKWQFIEDDIGYINLRSISKQEIKTAFSSFTQTKGIIIDLRKTPSNLLLNELTRYLYPKRKKFIRVLGPISNRPSLAKHVKSPLRLISDPFKTGHKNRNFYRNKVILLVNNNTMSQSEYIGMAIQGSPNCLTVGKTTAGAVMNIAAFTLPDATQVNFTSLGAFYPDDTSAQRKGLKIDHYVNETTSNFLRDQYVLKGIELIKMK
- a CDS encoding phosphatidylinositol-specific phospholipase C1-like protein; this encodes MNSVKLLIIGVITAVIAACNPSKEHNTEAIRLNDIQVIGSHNSYKIGIEPEVMALIAKKDSSTAVALAYDHIPLNEQLELGLRNLELDVFHDPNGGRYSHPKALEKLDSAGIPHLPFDEAGKLNKAGLKLFHVQDIDFRSHHLLFKDALNELSNWSYSHPDHTPVIILINAKDGNTPQMTPTLPFTAAALDSIDKEIRSVFPMEKLITPDLVRGEHASLEEAVLAEGWPILEDVKGRFLFVLDEKEEKNNRYLSVHPNLEDAVLFVNVKEGNPNAGFRIINDPIANHDYIKDLVTKGYMIRTRADAGTKEARNNDYNRFEKAKSSSAQVISTDYYIPSSLFKSDYKVAFKENGYERLQPNK
- a CDS encoding SRPBCC family protein, whose amino-acid sequence is MKKITVTVKVNAPVDKAWAYWTGPEHIMRWNKASDDWHTPHAANDLREGGAFTSRMEAKDGSMGFDFSGTYQAVQEGKMLSYTLDDGREVEVVFTPEGEGTVIKETFDPEQTNPIEMQKGGWQAILDNFKKYVENELQDS
- a CDS encoding VOC family protein gives rise to the protein MSTIQTPQNIVPFLWFDKEAEEAIRFYTGLFPNSEIKKLTKWPEGGPMPAGTVQVGDFVINGLRVHAFDAGPSFKFNEAVSFFVQCENQAEIDHYWHQFIDHGGEESQCGWLKDRYGFSWQIVPKELTEMLSSKDVEGAKKMMEAVMKMKKLEIAQLKAAFED